The following nucleotide sequence is from Natronosalvus caseinilyticus.
CTTCTCGTACTCGCCAGCGTACGTTCGCGGGTCGGACGGGCTGAGCCGCTACTACGGCGCGTTGCTCGCGTTCATGGGCTCGATCATCGGCGTCGCGCTGGCGGCCGACCTGATCGCGATTTTCGTCTTCTGGGAACTCACCAGCATTTGGTCGTTCCTCCTGATCGGCTACTACACGTCGGATCCGGGTTCGACGCGGGCCGCTCGTATGGCCATGATCGTCACCGCCGGCGGCGGCCTGTTCTTGCTGGTCGGTCTCCTCCTCCTCTCGCTGGTCGCCGGCGACGCCATCGGCCCGACCGCCGCGTTCGACCTCGCGGCGATGCTCGAGGATCCCGACGCGATGGAGGCGGGCCTCCGCGAACGGGGGCTGTTCCTCCCGGCCCTCGGCCTGATCGCCGTCGGCGCGGCGTCGAAGTCCGCGCAGGTCCCGCTGCACTTCTGGTTACCGAACGCGATGGCCGCGCCGACGCCGGTCTCTGCCTTTTTGCACTCCGCAACGATGGTCAAGGTCGGCGTCTACTTCGTCGGCCGGGTTCGACCGATCTTCGTCGGCTCCGAGTGGCTCCTCCTGTTCGTGACCCTCGGCCTGACGACGATGGTCGTCTGTGCGGTCCTGGCGCTGGCGTCGACGGACATCAAGGAACTGCTCGCGTACTCGACGGCCAGCCACCTCGGCCTGATGATCGCCGGCTTCGGGGTCCCGTCGTATCTGGGGGCCGAGACGGGCGTCTTCCACCTGCTCAACCACGCGCTGTTCAAGGCCGCCCTCTTCCTCATCGCCGGCATCGTCGCCCACCAGATGGGGACCCGGCGCCTTTCGGAACTTGGAGGGCTCCGTCATCACCTGCCGATCACGGCCGGAATGACGACCATCGTCGCCCTCTCGATGGCCGGCATCCCGCCGTTCAACGGCTTCTACTCGAAGGAACTGCTCTTCGAGGCGGTCCTCGAGGTCGGCACCTACCACGACGTCGGCGTCCTCGAGTGGATCTACCCGGTGGTCGCCGTCTTCGGGAGCATCATTACGGTGCTATACTCGCTGCGGTTCCTGTCGATTTTCTTCGGCGATCGCGTCTCCACGCCCGAGCACGCGGGTCGACCGGCGATCCCGCTGCTCGCGTCGCCGGCCGTCCTGACGCTGCTCGCCGTCGTCGTCAGCGTCGACCCCGACCTCGCCGTCCAGGCGATCGTCCAGGCGGGCTTCGACGCGACGGCGACCGATCCCCACGAGATGCACGTCGGACTTCCCACGTCCCTCAGCCTCCCCGTCGGCATGAGCGCGGTGACGATCGCCCTCGGCGTCGGCCTGTTCCCGTTCGTCGACCGACTCCACCGCGGAGCAATCGGACTCGTCGGCCGAACGCGTGCCGTCAACCCGTCGCGCTGGTACGACGGCACCGTCGACGGCCT
It contains:
- the mbhE gene encoding hydrogen gas-evolving membrane-bound hydrogenase subunit E gives rise to the protein MSPDLLVVLAAVFLPFLAAGFAPLFVRLLEERTGYVGALVALCSFGLLATQYETATTDPGTVELAWIPTLDIALRFTVDGWGLLFALLASGIGVLVFSYSPAYVRGSDGLSRYYGALLAFMGSIIGVALAADLIAIFVFWELTSIWSFLLIGYYTSDPGSTRAARMAMIVTAGGGLFLLVGLLLLSLVAGDAIGPTAAFDLAAMLEDPDAMEAGLRERGLFLPALGLIAVGAASKSAQVPLHFWLPNAMAAPTPVSAFLHSATMVKVGVYFVGRVRPIFVGSEWLLLFVTLGLTTMVVCAVLALASTDIKELLAYSTASHLGLMIAGFGVPSYLGAETGVFHLLNHALFKAALFLIAGIVAHQMGTRRLSELGGLRHHLPITAGMTTIVALSMAGIPPFNGFYSKELLFEAVLEVGTYHDVGVLEWIYPVVAVFGSIITVLYSLRFLSIFFGDRVSTPEHAGRPAIPLLASPAVLTLLAVVVSVDPDLAVQAIVQAGFDATATDPHEMHVGLPTSLSLPVGMSAVTIALGVGLFPFVDRLHRGAIGLVGRTRAVNPSRWYDGTVDGLEVLADRLDATVHDGLLRTYATWTLLGICALVLGGFVATGAITPFELGTDVRLEVALILLVAVLASVAVVVARSHVSGVLTLSILGFMLAIFYILASAPDLALTQLVVETLVLVLFLLVIEEVPEFVETGRSLVGEVRDVGLSMLVGVTAFVTVVVTTGARPDGTTEVARQYVQWAVPEGGGTNIVNVTLVDFRGFDTLGELVVVALAAISISTLITMRSNTERTGDRAKRARLEADDYPDDVDVLERGLGGDAQGFYTTTGETDVDGDTDEETGDTETDTDIDAETNDSETDTNVDTETSDTGTGTDIDAETGDTDTDTDDSRGDDR